A portion of the Actinomycetota bacterium genome contains these proteins:
- a CDS encoding ATP-binding protein, which yields MARSDLVKALIRSYSRGDDAAFQSAAEAVIADERRKRHDLLADELAAILAEPPQASARRRPLQVSSLKPLPKSRDDHPLLTIIQPRWSFQDLVLDETIMTVLDSIVDEFRQRSTLRAHGVEPRSSLLLVGPPGTGKTVTGEAIAGELGLAVARIQLATVVSSYLGETARNLEQIFGFLNTGSWVLQFDEFDMLGRERSDRSDHGELRRVVAAMLQIIDENNADSIFVATSNHPSLLDSAVWRRFDEVITFGLPDATARSALLERKLRGVKVDIDVQSATKALDGFSAAEIESVCLNAIRLMVRRYDKTVTDAHLRYGMEREEARRRAISTSQD from the coding sequence TTGGCCCGCAGCGACCTCGTGAAGGCACTGATCCGCAGCTACTCACGGGGCGACGACGCCGCGTTCCAGTCGGCGGCCGAGGCGGTCATAGCTGACGAGCGACGGAAGCGCCACGATCTCCTGGCCGACGAGCTGGCCGCGATCCTCGCCGAGCCCCCGCAGGCGTCGGCGCGTCGCCGGCCACTTCAGGTCTCGTCGCTGAAGCCCCTGCCGAAGTCACGCGACGACCACCCGCTCCTTACGATCATCCAGCCCCGCTGGTCCTTCCAGGACCTCGTGCTCGACGAGACGATCATGACGGTGCTCGACTCAATCGTCGACGAGTTCCGGCAGCGCTCCACCCTGCGCGCCCATGGTGTGGAGCCACGATCGAGCCTGCTGCTCGTCGGGCCTCCCGGCACGGGCAAGACCGTGACCGGTGAGGCCATCGCGGGCGAGCTCGGGCTCGCGGTCGCTCGAATCCAGCTGGCGACGGTGGTGTCGTCGTACCTAGGTGAGACGGCCCGGAACCTTGAGCAGATCTTCGGCTTCCTGAACACTGGATCGTGGGTGCTGCAGTTCGACGAGTTCGACATGCTCGGACGCGAGCGTTCTGACCGGTCCGATCACGGCGAGCTGCGGCGTGTCGTCGCAGCGATGCTCCAGATCATCGACGAGAACAACGCCGACTCGATCTTCGTGGCGACGTCGAACCATCCGTCACTGCTCGACTCAGCGGTGTGGCGCCGGTTCGACGAGGTCATAACGTTCGGCCTGCCGGACGCTACAGCGCGAAGCGCGCTCTTGGAGCGCAAGCTGCGAGGTGTGAAGGTCGACATCGACGTTCAGTCGGCGACGAAGGCGCTCGATGGGTTCAGCGCTGCCGAGATCGAGTCGGTTTGCCTCAACGCCATCCGGCTGATGGTACGCAGGTACGACAAGACCGTCACCGACGCGCACCTTCGGTACGGCATGGAGCGAGAAGAGGCACGGCGACGAGCGATCAGCACCTCCCAGGACTAG